The Aeoliella mucimassa genome includes the window CGGGGGAAATCTTGTCTTTGTCGACGCCAAGCTGTTCGGCGACGATGTCTGCAACGCGATCCAAAACTGAGGCCACGTCAGGTCCTCCTAAATTAACTATCCGCGAAATGATGTCGAATGCCGAGGTGGGCCGCCCCGCGGGTTCGCCGCGGTGCTCGTTTGTCCGGGAGGTTGCCGCCTCGGATGGGTTACTAATGAAACGTCGTGCGTAAGCCCCTCAAGATAGAGCGTCTGCACAAGAGTGGTCAAGATATACCGACTTTCTTCGTGGGTGTCTAGCCGGCTTGCGGCTTCTCCCCCGTGTCGTAAGTCTAGCCGTACTAAGCGGTTAGTCCTCCATCAACAGTTATTACTTGCCCGGTGATGTAGGATCCTGCTTCGCTGGCCAGATAAAGCACCGCCTGGGCGATTTCCACAGGTTGGCCAAGTCGGCCGAGAGGAATCCGCTGTTTGACCATCTCTTCCAGGGCGGGGCCCAAGGCGTCGGTCATGTCCGAGGCGATAAAACCAGGGCAAATCGCGTTGACCGTGATTTGTCGACGCTTGCTGGCTAGCTCCCGGGATACGGTTTGGGTAAAGCCGATGATGCCTGCCTTCGAGGCCGAGTAGTTGGCCTGTCCGGGATTGCCCATCAGCCCCGATACGCTTGAAATGTTGATGATACGGCCTTTCTTGGCTCGCATCATTGCTCCCGCGCCGGCGCGGGTGTACAGGAACACGCTTCGCAAGTTGGTTGCGATCACCGCGTCCCAGTCGTCGTCCGTCATCCGCGGCAGCAGGGTGTCGCGCGTGATGCCGGCGTTGTTCACTAGGATGTCAAGTTGGCCCCACTCTTCCACGATCTTGTCGACCGCTGCCGAGGCTGCGTCGCTATCGACTGCGTCGGCGGCGATGACCATGGCTTCGCTGCCGGCCGCGCGGATCTCGCTAGCGGTGGCTTCGAGCTTCTCAGCGTTGCGAGCCAGGCAGGCCACCTTGGCACCGCTGGCACCCAAGGCCAGGGCAATCGCCTTGCCGATGCCTTGCGAGGCACCTGTGACCAGGGCGGTTTGTCCGGAAAGATCGACGCTGAAACTAGACATAGGGCGCTAAA containing:
- the fabG gene encoding 3-oxoacyl-[acyl-carrier-protein] reductase; the protein is MSSFSVDLSGQTALVTGASQGIGKAIALALGASGAKVACLARNAEKLEATASEIRAAGSEAMVIAADAVDSDAASAAVDKIVEEWGQLDILVNNAGITRDTLLPRMTDDDWDAVIATNLRSVFLYTRAGAGAMMRAKKGRIINISSVSGLMGNPGQANYSASKAGIIGFTQTVSRELASKRRQITVNAICPGFIASDMTDALGPALEEMVKQRIPLGRLGQPVEIAQAVLYLASEAGSYITGQVITVDGGLTA